Genomic segment of Nostoc sp. TCL240-02:
GTTACAGCAAAGTTAGTGCTAGCACTACTAGATGCAATCAATGATATTCCATTACTATCACCACTCTTTGAATTAGTGGGAATTGGTTATGCCAGTTGGTTTATTTTCCGTTATCTACTAAAAGCTTCAACTCGGCAAGAATTAGCTGATGAAATTCAATCCCTCAAAAATCAATTTGTGGGCGAATAAACTTTCTAACCATTCAACAAGTACACTACATTATGGTAGAAATTTATAGACCTTTAAGACAAGGAGCTTAAACTCCTTGTCTTAAAAGATTAAATGTAAATTAATAATATTTACCTGAATTAATATTAATCTTTTGATACACCGGAAGATAGAGGATGTAATACTCTTTTTAATTTTAAATCACTTCTAAAGATAGTAGTTCAGAGATTAAAAAAAGCTTAATCTAGTTTTTGAAGTTATTTAATAGATTCTTTTACGAGGACATAAATTATGGCTAATGAAGCAGTTAAGAGAGATATAGATTCATCCGATCGGGCTGAAGTAGATACTTATGATCGCGGCATTATTCCAGCCGAAACAGCTGCTCGGATCGAAAGAGAAGGAGGCAACTACAAAACACTCCCTACAGAAGAAAGGGAGGCAGATGCAGCTACAGATGACCAAACCGATCCAGAAAGTGTACGCACAACTGACGGATATACCGTAGACAAAGAAGGTTTGTTGAACAACTATGCAGTTGAACCAGAAATGTACTACGAAGAACCAGGTGATGCACGCAAACAAGCAGCAGAAGATACTGCACAACGTGTTGAAGAACTTGGAGAAGTTAATCAGGATGAAGAAGGCAAGTTGACCGAAAAGGGTGACAAACGCGGTAGAGGCCCAGGAGTAATTTAATTAACAAGTATCCTTTTGGTGGGTGCAATTACACGTAAAAAGGCTAAATAGGTAGTTTTTAGAGACGTAATTATAGTTATTGCGTCTCTATTTATATGGCAATATGCTTGGGTTAACGCCAAAGCCCTTCAACTGCGTTGGGCTTCAATACTTCTCGGTTAAGCATTTTTAATTCGGAATCGGATTTTGGGTAAAGGGTACTGGCTTTGGGTTAAAGATTTTTTCTTTCCCCTTAACCGAGAAGTATTGCGTTGGGCTTTGTGCAACCTATCTAGCTCAGTGCAATTGCGTAACTAATTTTACAGGCGACGAAGCTAACTTGTTAAAAGTAGACTCATTTTTATATCCACACAAATTTTGCTGGATATAAAGTAAGTACCTGATTGAAATAATCTAAAAATATGGGGCTTTTAATATTTTCTGTTGCTTTAGTTGCTATTGTTGCTCTAATTATCATTAATGCTTACAACGATTTAGTCAAGTATCGCAACCGTTACAAAAATGCTTACTCTCAAATCGATGTTCAATTACAGCGTCGCTATGACTTAATTCCCAACTTGGTGGAAACTGCCAAAGGGTACATGAAACATGAGCGGGAAACCTTAGAAGCAGTTATTGCGGCTCGGAATTCTGCAATTAATGCTAGCAGTCGTGCCGCACAAAATCCCGGCGATCCGCAAGCGATGCAACAATTAGGTAATGCTGAAGGGGCACTGACGGGTGCGTTAAGTCGGTTGATGGTACTTTCAGAATCTTATCCAGAATTGAAAGCCGATCGCGCCATGACTCAGGTGATGGAAGAATTATCTTCCACTGAAAACCGGATTGCTTTTGCACGTCAGGCTTTTAATGACGCGGTGACACTTTACAACACCAAGAGCGAATCTTTCCCCAGCAATCTTGTGGCAAATACTTTTAACTTTACTGTTGCAGAATTGCTCGCCGAAGCTACTCCAGAAATGAGAAATGCTCCACGCGTGTCTTTTTAAATATCTATGAATTTCTTTGAACATCAGGATCGGGCACGCCAAAATACGCAACAATTAATTGGATTATTTTCCCTATCGATCGCAGTTATGATTATGGCGATTTACATTGCCACTTTATTTCTGCTCCGCATGGCTCCACGTGTTTGGTGGCATCCAGGGATATTTCTCTACGTGGCTGGGATTACAATAATTGCGATCGCAGTAGGAAGTCTCTATAAAATTGCCTGTCTCCGTCAAGGAGGAAGCGTCATTGCTCAGGAGTTGGGGGGACAACTCTTACTCCCAGATACAGCAGATGAACAAGGGCAACAACTATTAAATATAGTCGAGGAAATGGCGATCGCTTCTGGTATTTCTGTCCCGGAAGTTTATCTCATGGAAAGAGAAACTGGTATTAATGCCTTTGCTGCCGGATTTACGCCCAATGATGCTGTAATTGGTGTTACCCGTGGGACTTTACAACATCTAAACCGAGATGAGTTACAAGGAGTCATCGGCCACGAATTCAGCCACATTCTTAATGGAGATATGCGGCTAAATTTGCGTTTAGTGGGACTCTTGCACGGGATTTTGTTCATTTATTTAACCGGAGAATTGTTGTGGCGCATTCGCGGTAGCTTCCGTTTAGGAAAGGAAGATAAGGGTTTACCCATCTGGGCTTTTGGTTTGGCACTAATGGCAATTGGCGGTATCGGATTAGTCTGCGGACGCTTGATTAAAGCCGCCGTCTCTCGCCAACGCGAATTTCTTGCCGATGCTTCGGCTGTACAGTTCACTCGCAACCCCAACGGACTTGACGGAGTCTTCCAAAAACTCCAACAGATGGATTCACGCTTGATTTCGCCTGGTGCAGAAGCCGCTAGCCACATGTTTTTTGGCAATGCACTCAACCCCTCTTTCTGGGACAATATGTTTTCTACTCACCCACCTCTGGCAGAACGTATCCGTCGCGTTGGGGGTTTGAATGTCAGCAATTTGGCAGCAATGCCATCTCGCAATCAAATGCGTTTCCCTTCCCAAGAATCTCTAACAATGGGCTTTGCTGGTAGTTCCAACGCCACACCAGAACAGGTTGTCAACCAAGTTGGAAGCGTTACCCCAGAGCATTTTACCCATGCTCAAGCGCTGTTATCGCAGTTACCAGAATCCCTACGCTTGGGTGTGCGAGAGCAGGAAAGTGCAATGGCGATCGCTTTTGCGCTAGCGTTAGATACAGAAAATATCGAGATCCAAGAACGTCAGATTGCTTGGTTACGCGAGGTACAGCCTGCTGAGTTGGTAGACAAAACTCTAGAATTGAGTAATGAAATTAGCCAGTTAGATGCCAAAATTCGCTTACCACTTGTGGATTTGGCAGTACCCGTATTGCGCCAAAATTCTGCCAAAGAATGCCAAAGACTATGCAAATGTGTCCACGGTTTAGCTGTAGCCACCGGAAGTTTATCACTGTGGCATTTTGTGTTGCAGTTAATACTGTGGCATCGCCTCCAACCTAGTATAAATCCTGCATCTACAACAACAATAGAATACACCTCCATAGAACAGATTTGGCCAGATAGTCTGTTAGTACTGTCCGTAATTGCCCGCGTTGGACACTCTCAACCCGATGCGTCCACAGAAGACATCGCCTATGCTTTTCGTTCTGGAGTTTTTCGGCTTCCAAAAGCCGCAGAACAAGAAAAACCAGACACGCCACCAAGCTGTAATTTCACTGAACTTAAGAAAAGTATTGAATGCCTCCGCCTTGCCAGTCCCAAACTCAAGCAAGCTATTGTAGATGCCTGCGCTCACACGGTACTATTAGATAACAAAGTTACACAGTCAGAAGCAGACTTACTAAGAGCGATCGCTATGACGCTAGACTGTCCCATCCCTCCATTTTTAGACCCTCAGCGCGGCATTTCAAAACAGAAACAATCTTCTCCGAAGGGAAGTTAATGTAACGAGTGAGACACAATTATTTATAACTAAACAATAAAGTCCGTTTTTGCGGACTTTTCTATTATTCTTTTTTATAGCTAGAAATAGCTGTTCGACAGGAAAATAACGCGTTGCATTATCATTACATTTACAAGCAATTGATTTATTTTCGATTTCGTTTTTTTTCTTGGCGTTCTTCTCTACGAGACGCTGCACGTTGGTGGTTCGTTCATTTTGACAACTCAAATAGGATTGCTATCTGGGCAAAAGAGTATCATATTGTACAAAAAGTCTTGGCATTGCCTAGAAGTATTAACTTGCTTAAAAAAGTTTAGACAAAATGCCAGCATTCTATAAATTTGATTGCTATATTAGATTAAATAACTATTCTGGCAAGGATTAAAAAACTGTGCGGGATGATTTACAGGGCTTGGAAATTAGTCAGGATGAACTGCAAAAGCTGACTAATTTACCTGTCAATGATCAACTTTTAATCATTACAAATCCTCTCAAAAATTTTGCAAAACTATACATCCAAAAAATTAAAAGTTCGGAAGGAGCTACTGTAGTTTTTATTGGGTTTGCTACATTTGTTTTTGGCTATCTTTTATTTGATATAATTCTAAAAATATTTGTATCATGGATAGTAATTCCATCCTGGATAGTGTTAATTATATTAGGTCTTTGGGTTGGCGGTTTTACGCAAACCATCTTATATTTAATATGGAAAAAGAGAAGTAAAATTGTCAAGCACAACATGACAAATTCTCTCCAAATCCTGCTAAACGATGTTGAAAGATATAATACTGTAATTAGAGCAATACATATTAATGACCAAATAGAAGAAGCTGGTAATCCAGAAGTGCTGATAAAAGAAAGAGAGAGTGTTCTCGCAGCGCTTAATCTCACCAAAGCTGATTTAGTTCGCGCTTTGAAGACAGAAAGAATTTTGAGAGAAAATAAGAGCTTTATCCTTAGTAATACAGAACTATTCGTCAACAATTTAGCAACTTTAACAGCCATGCAAGTAAATGAACAGGCTACTGAGCATGGAAGGTTGCTCAATGAAGCATTACAGATTGCATTAGATGTGCAACACGAAATGAAACGATTACAGACTCAGGGTTAAAAGATTCGTTCGTGAGCAGTATGTCGCATACAAGACTCAGTAACGTAATTCGTAATCGAAAAATAGGTCAGACTAAGAAACCTCTTCTGATAGCCCAGTTATGGCTAGAGATTTAGACTTCAACTGTAACGTAATTACCAATTGTTCGTAGCTTTTTTCATAATCCTTTCCACGATAGCGATCCCCGGTCTAACATAAAGAATATCAAGAAAGCGATCGCTTATCGGCATGGACTGGAAAGAAGTCAGAGGTAACTGGGTAATCATTCCCCGAAATCCCATAGGTATCATCCATTTTTTAGGAGGTGCATTTGTCGCCACTGCACCACACATCACTTATCGCTGGTTACTCGAACAAATGGCAAGTAAAGGCTATGTTGTAATTGCTACGCCTTTTGTCAATACATTGGATCATACAGCGATCGCAAAATCCGTGCTGTTAAACTTTGACCGCACCCTGGAACGATTACATGATTCTGGAGCATTACGCAAGCTTTACTTCCCCATCTATGGTCTTGGACACAGTATGGGCTGTAAACTTCACTTGCTAATTGGTAGCCTCTTTAAAGTAGAACGTGCAGGCAATATTTTAATATCCTTCAACAACTACGCTGCCAAAGAAGCTATTCCCCTAGTAGAACAGTTCAATTCTACTTTGAAAATCGAGTTTACTCCCTCACCGTTGGAAACTAACAAGCTTGTCCAAGAGCGTTACACTATCCGACGTAATTTATTAATAAAGTTTAGTAATGACACCATTGACCAATCAACAGCTTTAACCAAAATATTACAAGGACGCTTTGATGACATGGTGACAGCACAAACGTTACCAGGAAATCATACAACGCCTTTAGGTCAAGATATTAAATGGCAAACTGGAACGTCTTTTACCCCCTTTGATGCATTAGGTCAATGGTTAAAGCAAGAAGCATACCGCGATTTGAACCAGCTAAGAAGTTCTATCCTGTTGTGGATGAATCCTCTTGCACCTCCATAATGTTTTATGACTGTCAAAAAGTCATAAATTCGACTGGGAAATATATAAAAATTCCAGCTACATTAACTAATGTAAGAATATTGACATTAGTTAATAGTAAGGGTATTCAGCTTTTTATTATTTACTAGAGGTTATGGGAAAAAATAGGGTTAAAACCCTTACAGCAAACTTGAATTATTTACGCTGTCTTACTTATTAATACAGAAATACAGCAGGTTGCAAGTAAGTACATAATTTAAGAATAAAAAATTAGATATAAAGAGCTTCTGCCTTCTACATTAAAACCCGTAGCTTTGTACTTCATGAAAAATAAAACTGTTTTTGTACTAATTAATTAACTCACATTATATTTTGATTTTCTATCTTTGCTGCAAATTATTAATGAGTTTTTCTTAGAAATTCCTATGTTTCAAATCCTAATAATTGATGATGATTATTCCATAAAAATATTTTTGAAAAGGATGTTGGAAAAACAGGGTTATGAAGTAGTTACTGCCAGTAGTGGCGAGGAAGGAATAGAAAAAGCGCTAGCTTGCCATCCAGCACTAATTATTTGTGATTGGATTATGCCCGGGTTGACTGGTCTGGAAGTCTGCCACCGTATTAAGACAGATCCCAAATTTTTTACCACATTCTTTATTTTATTAACATCCTTAGATTCAGTTGCCGATTGCGTCAAAGGGCTAGATGCTGGTGCTGATGATTTTATTTCCAAACCTATCGAGCATAATGAATTACAAGCGCGGGTAAGAGCAGGATTACGCCTGCATCAGTTGAGTAGAGATTTGCAGGCTCAAAAGTTGCTTTTAGAATCAGAAATGTCAGAAGCAGCAGAATATGTGCGATCACTGCTGCCTTTTCCTATGACTGAACCTTTCAATATAAATTTCCGATTCATTCCCTCGCGGCAACTTGGTGGTGACTGTTTTGATTACTATTGGCTTGATGACGATTATCTGGCAATTTATTTACTCGATACTGCGGGACATGGACTCAAAGCTACTCTTCCGTCAGTTTCAGTGCTGAATCTACTGCGTTCTCGTGCGCTCAAAAGTTTAAATTACTATCAACCTAGTGATGTGTTGAAGGCTTTGAATGATACCTTCCAGATGAATTATCAAAATGACAAATACTTTACGATTTGGTACGGAGTTTACAATCGAATTAACCGCCAATTAGTTTATTCTAGTGCAGGTCATCCGCCAGCAGTTTTAATAACTGGTTTATCCCCAAGAAAGTCTGATGTTAAACTCTTGAAAACCCCCGGTATGCCAGTCGGAATGTTTCCAGAAGCAAAATATGTTGATGGGGTTTACAATATTGAAAAATTCAGTAGCCTTTACATTTTTAGTGATGGCGCTTATGAAATCA
This window contains:
- a CDS encoding LemA family protein; translated protein: MGLLIFSVALVAIVALIIINAYNDLVKYRNRYKNAYSQIDVQLQRRYDLIPNLVETAKGYMKHERETLEAVIAARNSAINASSRAAQNPGDPQAMQQLGNAEGALTGALSRLMVLSESYPELKADRAMTQVMEELSSTENRIAFARQAFNDAVTLYNTKSESFPSNLVANTFNFTVAELLAEATPEMRNAPRVSF
- a CDS encoding M48 family metallopeptidase, translating into MNFFEHQDRARQNTQQLIGLFSLSIAVMIMAIYIATLFLLRMAPRVWWHPGIFLYVAGITIIAIAVGSLYKIACLRQGGSVIAQELGGQLLLPDTADEQGQQLLNIVEEMAIASGISVPEVYLMERETGINAFAAGFTPNDAVIGVTRGTLQHLNRDELQGVIGHEFSHILNGDMRLNLRLVGLLHGILFIYLTGELLWRIRGSFRLGKEDKGLPIWAFGLALMAIGGIGLVCGRLIKAAVSRQREFLADASAVQFTRNPNGLDGVFQKLQQMDSRLISPGAEAASHMFFGNALNPSFWDNMFSTHPPLAERIRRVGGLNVSNLAAMPSRNQMRFPSQESLTMGFAGSSNATPEQVVNQVGSVTPEHFTHAQALLSQLPESLRLGVREQESAMAIAFALALDTENIEIQERQIAWLREVQPAELVDKTLELSNEISQLDAKIRLPLVDLAVPVLRQNSAKECQRLCKCVHGLAVATGSLSLWHFVLQLILWHRLQPSINPASTTTIEYTSIEQIWPDSLLVLSVIARVGHSQPDASTEDIAYAFRSGVFRLPKAAEQEKPDTPPSCNFTELKKSIECLRLASPKLKQAIVDACAHTVLLDNKVTQSEADLLRAIAMTLDCPIPPFLDPQRGISKQKQSSPKGS
- a CDS encoding DUF1350 family protein, coding for MDWKEVRGNWVIIPRNPIGIIHFLGGAFVATAPHITYRWLLEQMASKGYVVIATPFVNTLDHTAIAKSVLLNFDRTLERLHDSGALRKLYFPIYGLGHSMGCKLHLLIGSLFKVERAGNILISFNNYAAKEAIPLVEQFNSTLKIEFTPSPLETNKLVQERYTIRRNLLIKFSNDTIDQSTALTKILQGRFDDMVTAQTLPGNHTTPLGQDIKWQTGTSFTPFDALGQWLKQEAYRDLNQLRSSILLWMNPLAPP
- a CDS encoding SpoIIE family protein phosphatase, whose product is MFQILIIDDDYSIKIFLKRMLEKQGYEVVTASSGEEGIEKALACHPALIICDWIMPGLTGLEVCHRIKTDPKFFTTFFILLTSLDSVADCVKGLDAGADDFISKPIEHNELQARVRAGLRLHQLSRDLQAQKLLLESEMSEAAEYVRSLLPFPMTEPFNINFRFIPSRQLGGDCFDYYWLDDDYLAIYLLDTAGHGLKATLPSVSVLNLLRSRALKSLNYYQPSDVLKALNDTFQMNYQNDKYFTIWYGVYNRINRQLVYSSAGHPPAVLITGLSPRKSDVKLLKTPGMPVGMFPEAKYVDGVYNIEKFSSLYIFSDGAYEITKSDGTLWSLDAFIQLLVSLQNSVDCQLDHVLSYLIALNSKDAFDDDLSILQIKFD